The proteins below are encoded in one region of Festucalex cinctus isolate MCC-2025b chromosome 2, RoL_Fcin_1.0, whole genome shotgun sequence:
- the rpl10 gene encoding large ribosomal subunit protein uL16, translated as MGRRPARCYRYCKNKPYPKSRFCRGVPDPKIRIFDLGRKKAKVDEFPLCGHMVSDEYEQLSSEALEAARICANKYMVKTCGKDGFHIRMRLHPFHVIRINKMLSCAGADRLQTGMRGAFGKPQGTVARVHIGQVIMSVRTKAQNKEHVVEALRRAKFKFPGRQKIHISKKYGFTKFNASDFDDMMAEKRVIPDGCGVKYIPSKGPLSRWKALHAI; from the exons ATGGGCCGCCGACCAGCCCGCTG CTACAGGTACTGCAAGAACAAACCCTACCCGAAGTCCCGCTTCTGTAGGGGTGTGCCTG atccCAAGATCAGGATCTTTGACTTGGGCAGGAAGAAGGCCAAGGTAGATGAGTTCCCCCTGTGCGGCCATATGGTCTCCGATGAATACGAGCAGCTGTCCTCAGAAG CTCTGGAAGCCGCCCGTATCTGTGCTAACAAGTACATGGTGAAGACCTGCGGTAAAGATGGCTTCCACATCCGCATGCGTCTGCATCCTTTCCACGTCATCCGGATCAACAAAATGTTGTCCTGTGCCGGAGCTGACAG GCTCCAGACAGGAATGCGCGGTGCTTTTGGTAAGCCGCAGGGCACTGTGGCCCGTGTGCACATTGGTCAGGTGATCATGTCCGTGCGTACCAAGGCCCAGAACAAGGAGCATGTGGTTGAAGCCCTGCGCAGAGCCAAGTTCAAGTTCCCTGGCCGCCAGAAG ATCCATATCTCCAAGAAGTATGGCTTCACCAAGTTCAATGCCAGCGACTTTGACGACATGATGGCTGAGAAGCGTGTCATTCCTGATGGCTGTGGGGTGAAGTACATCCCCAGTAAAGGACCTCTGTCCCGCTGGAAGGCCCTTCATGCCATATAG